In the genome of Streptomyces pactum, one region contains:
- a CDS encoding TetR/AcrR family transcriptional regulator: protein MAGTASPAPRDRTARRPVAAALPSRRPSARERILTTATALFDTHGIRGVGVDRIIAESGVAKATLYAHFRAKDDLVLAYLRETDRNWRDILRGAAAAAGEDPRDQLLGLFDALRECTLRDGFRGCPFIKTAGESTPGSAVHTATVEHKQAVRDWLTELTAAAGAADPRLLALQLAALVDGVMAAAALEPVAAVPDAAREAARVLVERACPARD, encoded by the coding sequence ATGGCCGGCACCGCATCCCCCGCCCCCCGCGACCGGACGGCCCGCCGTCCGGTCGCGGCGGCGCTCCCGTCACGACGCCCCTCCGCACGCGAGCGGATCCTCACCACCGCCACCGCCCTGTTCGACACCCACGGCATCCGCGGGGTGGGCGTCGACCGGATCATCGCCGAGTCGGGCGTGGCCAAGGCGACGCTGTACGCCCACTTCCGCGCCAAGGACGACCTGGTCCTGGCGTACCTGCGGGAGACCGACCGGAACTGGCGGGACATCCTGCGCGGTGCCGCGGCCGCCGCCGGGGAGGACCCCCGGGACCAGTTGCTCGGCCTCTTCGACGCACTGCGCGAGTGCACGCTGCGCGACGGGTTCCGGGGCTGCCCGTTCATCAAGACCGCCGGCGAGAGCACACCCGGCAGCGCCGTGCACACCGCGACGGTGGAGCACAAGCAGGCGGTGCGCGACTGGCTCACCGAACTGACCGCCGCGGCCGGCGCCGCCGACCCCCGGCTGCTCGCCCTCCAGCTCGCCGCCCTGGTGGACGGGGTGATGGCGGCAGCCGCCCTGGAGCCGGTGGCCGCCGTGCCGGACGCCGCGCGGGAGGCGGCACGGGTCCTGGTCGAACGCGCCTGCCCGGCCCGCGACTGA
- a CDS encoding NAD(P)H-dependent oxidoreductase has translation MSVRTLVVLAHPHLAASRINAALAATAAGTEGVTVHDLYAAWPDGRIDVAAEQQRLLAYDRVVLQFPFYWYSAPPLLKQWLDEVLTYGFAYGTGGTALHGRTLRVATSTGGGRDAYRPGGTNRFPVADLLLPFDATAHLTGMRYQEPFVVYGVLDMTDEQLAAEQARYRALLLAPAADGEGPGGVAGAAAQDVVSEEGAPVAAGPAAAVV, from the coding sequence ATGTCCGTGCGCACCCTGGTCGTCCTGGCCCACCCCCACCTCGCCGCCTCCCGGATCAACGCCGCGCTCGCCGCGACGGCCGCCGGTACCGAGGGGGTCACCGTTCACGATCTGTACGCCGCCTGGCCCGACGGCCGTATCGACGTCGCCGCCGAACAGCAGCGGCTGCTCGCCTACGACCGGGTGGTGCTCCAGTTCCCCTTCTACTGGTACTCGGCGCCGCCGCTGCTCAAGCAGTGGCTCGACGAGGTCCTCACCTACGGCTTCGCGTACGGCACCGGCGGCACCGCGCTGCACGGCAGGACGCTGCGGGTGGCCACCTCGACCGGTGGCGGCCGGGACGCCTACCGGCCCGGTGGCACCAACCGCTTCCCCGTCGCCGACCTGCTGCTGCCGTTCGACGCCACCGCCCACCTCACCGGCATGCGCTACCAGGAGCCGTTCGTGGTGTACGGGGTGCTCGACATGACCGATGAACAGCTCGCCGCCGAGCAGGCCCGCTACCGGGCGCTGCTGCTCGCCCCCGCCGCGGACGGCGAGGGACCGGGCGGCGTGGCGGGCGCGGCTGCGCAGGACGTGGTTTCGGAGGAGGGGGCGCCGGTGGCCGCCGGCCCCGCGGCCGCGGTCGTCTGA